In the genome of Chitinivorax tropicus, one region contains:
- a CDS encoding GNAT family N-acetyltransferase: MLSDPPAATCPPTTLEILSSLESISNDAWQALSQGHPALDLSFLNLMHQTGAANLHSGWQPVYPSLWQGGALVAAMPLYIKTHSYGEYVFDWAWADAYHRHGLRYYPKLISALPFTPISAPRLLASQPADRSHLLAAALALLKDDTTLSSLHILFPVAEEHPVLAAAGGLRRDGVQFHWHNQGYGNFEDFLGRMSHDKRKKIHQDRKKVQVHIDEIRCLTGPEITVDDWTFFHRCYAHTYRLHHATPYLSRDFFIQLGEQSPDLSVMFVAYRQGQPIATSWCLKGHDALYGRYWGALEHIPCLHFELCYYQPICFCIARSLARFEGGAQGEHKLARGLAPAATHSYHWLKHAQFNEAVSQYLAQERNGMAAYTSELNERQPFHRSPAK; this comes from the coding sequence ATGTTGTCTGACCCACCTGCCGCGACATGCCCCCCAACCACGCTTGAGATCCTGTCTTCGCTGGAGTCGATATCCAACGACGCTTGGCAGGCGCTGTCGCAAGGCCACCCAGCACTCGACCTGTCTTTTCTGAATCTGATGCACCAAACCGGTGCAGCCAATCTCCATTCCGGCTGGCAGCCGGTCTACCCCAGTCTGTGGCAAGGTGGGGCGCTGGTTGCCGCCATGCCGCTCTATATCAAGACGCACAGTTATGGGGAATATGTATTCGACTGGGCGTGGGCGGATGCATATCACCGACACGGGCTTCGCTATTACCCCAAACTGATCTCTGCGCTGCCGTTCACCCCCATCAGTGCGCCACGCCTGCTTGCCAGCCAACCAGCTGATCGCTCCCACCTCCTCGCCGCTGCGTTGGCGCTCTTGAAGGACGACACTACATTGTCGTCACTGCATATCCTGTTTCCCGTCGCAGAGGAACACCCCGTGCTGGCTGCGGCGGGTGGCTTGCGGCGTGATGGTGTGCAGTTTCATTGGCACAACCAGGGCTATGGCAATTTCGAAGACTTTCTAGGCCGGATGTCACACGACAAGCGTAAAAAGATCCATCAGGATCGCAAAAAGGTGCAAGTCCATATCGACGAGATCCGATGCCTGACCGGGCCTGAAATCACAGTGGATGATTGGACATTTTTCCACCGCTGCTATGCCCACACCTATCGGCTTCACCATGCCACGCCTTATCTGAGCCGGGACTTCTTCATTCAGCTCGGTGAACAGTCACCGGATCTGTCAGTCATGTTTGTGGCGTATCGACAAGGCCAACCCATCGCCACGTCCTGGTGCCTAAAGGGGCACGATGCCTTGTATGGCCGCTATTGGGGTGCGTTGGAGCACATTCCATGCCTGCACTTCGAGCTGTGTTATTACCAGCCGATCTGCTTTTGCATTGCACGATCACTGGCCCGATTTGAAGGCGGGGCGCAGGGCGAGCACAAATTGGCCCGTGGGCTGGCCCCCGCCGCAACGCACTCCTATCATTGGTTGAAACATGCACAATTCAACGAGGCGGTGAGTCAGTATCTTGCTCAGGAACGTAATGGCATGGCCGCCTACACAAGCGAGCTCAACGAACGTCAGCCATTCCACCGGTCACCCGCCAAATAA
- a CDS encoding NAD+ synthase, whose product MKLAIAQFNPTVGDLVGNAGKIIEYVHQARELGADLLLTPEFALCGYPPEDLLLRPAFYTDCATQLARVAMAVQDIALVVSYPLQEKGRRYNAASVIRNGKIIATYRKISLPNDEVFDEKRYFDAGGAPCVVEIAGVKVGINICEDIWQAQAAALAKSAGAEVIVVPNASPFHIDKQKVRFDVVKSRVAQTGLPIAYANLTGGQDELVFDGQSFLMNRKGEVVAQLPMFDDAIGLFTYEHGDWVPAEVPPAPSIEAQVYKALTIGVRDYIGKNGFPGALLGLSGGIDSALTLAVAVDALGPERVHAVMMPSQYTAGMSVDDSREMVGLLGVKYSEIPIKPVFDSFLSALSGEFAGLAEDTTEENIQARVRGTLLMALSNKTGRLVLTTGNKSEMAVGYATLYGDMAGGFAVLKDVAKTLVYRLSNYRNTLSTVIPERIITRPPSAELRENQTDQDSLPPYDVLDGIMQAYVERNQSPQEIIAEGYTEADVKRVIRLIKVNEYKRRQAPVGVRITARGYGKDWRYPITNRYSSGM is encoded by the coding sequence ATGAAACTTGCCATCGCACAATTCAATCCTACCGTTGGTGATCTTGTTGGTAATGCAGGCAAGATCATCGAGTATGTCCACCAGGCCCGCGAGCTGGGCGCTGATCTGCTATTGACCCCGGAATTTGCGCTGTGTGGGTACCCCCCGGAAGACCTGCTGCTCCGCCCCGCCTTCTATACCGACTGCGCCACGCAATTGGCGCGTGTGGCGATGGCCGTGCAAGACATTGCGCTGGTGGTGAGCTACCCGCTGCAGGAAAAAGGCAGGCGTTATAACGCTGCATCGGTGATCCGTAACGGTAAAATCATTGCCACCTACCGTAAGATCTCCCTGCCTAATGACGAAGTATTTGATGAGAAGCGATATTTTGATGCGGGCGGCGCACCCTGCGTGGTCGAAATCGCTGGTGTCAAAGTCGGCATCAATATCTGTGAAGACATCTGGCAGGCCCAGGCCGCTGCGCTGGCCAAATCCGCAGGGGCCGAGGTCATCGTGGTGCCCAATGCATCGCCATTCCATATCGATAAACAAAAAGTCCGTTTTGATGTGGTCAAGTCAAGAGTGGCACAGACCGGCCTGCCGATTGCCTATGCCAATCTCACTGGCGGGCAGGATGAGTTGGTGTTCGATGGCCAGTCATTCTTGATGAATCGTAAGGGAGAAGTCGTCGCGCAGCTCCCGATGTTCGATGACGCCATCGGCCTGTTTACCTATGAACATGGCGATTGGGTGCCGGCAGAGGTGCCGCCCGCGCCCTCCATCGAAGCACAGGTGTACAAGGCCCTGACGATCGGCGTGCGTGACTATATCGGGAAAAATGGCTTCCCCGGCGCGCTGCTGGGCCTGTCCGGCGGTATCGATTCCGCATTGACGCTGGCGGTCGCGGTCGATGCCTTGGGCCCGGAACGTGTCCATGCCGTAATGATGCCCTCACAATACACCGCAGGCATGAGCGTGGATGACTCACGCGAAATGGTAGGTCTGTTGGGAGTGAAATACAGCGAAATCCCTATCAAACCGGTGTTTGACAGCTTCTTGTCGGCATTGTCCGGCGAATTTGCAGGGCTGGCTGAAGACACCACAGAGGAAAACATCCAGGCTCGGGTCCGTGGCACATTGCTGATGGCGCTGTCCAACAAGACCGGGCGCTTGGTGTTGACGACGGGCAACAAATCCGAGATGGCTGTGGGCTATGCTACTTTGTATGGCGATATGGCTGGTGGATTCGCTGTGTTGAAAGACGTTGCCAAGACCCTGGTCTATCGGCTGTCCAACTACCGCAATACCCTGTCAACAGTGATTCCCGAGCGCATCATTACCCGACCGCCAAGTGCGGAGTTGCGTGAAAACCAGACCGACCAGGACTCGCTGCCACCCTATGATGTACTGGATGGCATCATGCAGGCTTATGTGGAGCGCAATCAGAGCCCGCAGGAGATCATTGCGGAAGGGTATACCGAGGCTGACGTCAAACGAGTGATCAGATTGATCAAAGTCAACGAATACAAACGGCGCCAAGCCCCGGTCGGCGTGCGCATCACGGCGCGCGGCTACGGCAAAGACTGGCGGTACCCGATCACCAACCGTTACTCTTCAGGAATGTAG
- a CDS encoding P-II family nitrogen regulator: MKKIEAVIKPFKLDEVREALHEIGITGLTVTEVKGFGRQKGHTELYRGAEYVVDFLPKVKIEVILTDAQVEPAIDAIIKAARTGKIGDGKIFVTSVEQVVRIRTGETNEQAI, encoded by the coding sequence ATGAAGAAGATCGAAGCCGTCATCAAGCCATTCAAATTGGATGAAGTACGAGAGGCATTGCACGAAATAGGCATCACCGGGCTGACCGTGACGGAAGTCAAAGGTTTTGGCCGTCAGAAAGGGCATACCGAACTCTATCGTGGCGCAGAGTATGTTGTCGATTTCCTGCCCAAGGTCAAAATCGAAGTCATTTTGACCGATGCGCAGGTTGAGCCGGCAATCGATGCCATCATCAAGGCCGCGCGGACGGGTAAGATCGGTGATGGCAAAATTTTTGTCACATCGGTTGAGCAAGTGGTCAGAATCCGCACCGGCGAGACAAACGAGCAAGCGATTTGA
- the corA gene encoding magnesium/cobalt transporter CorA: protein MLINCAAYQNGSKLTELSIEDISEHIKEPDRFVWVALKNPTDQEIDTMGEEFGLHELAIEDAKHGHQRPKIEEYRDTLFCCMHMLEVDEDDLLRVGEISIFVGKNFILSMRSRSTAGFLNVRQRCESEPHLLKHGAGFVLYALMDAVVDRYFPIIDWLNRQLESIENRIFERSSSARTNIEELYDLKRNLMVVQHATLPLLEAVSKLYGGRVPSICVGMGEYYRDIYDHLDRIVKSIESIRDMLNTAIQVNLSMISLDDSAITKKLAAWGALFAVPTMIAGVYGMNFEGMPELKWALGYPMSLGLMAILDIILWRRFKKAGWL, encoded by the coding sequence ATGCTGATTAATTGCGCCGCCTATCAAAATGGCAGCAAGTTGACTGAATTATCCATCGAAGACATCAGCGAACACATCAAGGAACCTGACCGTTTTGTCTGGGTTGCCCTGAAAAACCCGACCGACCAAGAGATCGACACCATGGGGGAGGAGTTCGGCTTGCACGAACTCGCCATCGAAGACGCCAAGCACGGCCATCAACGCCCAAAGATAGAAGAATATCGGGACACGCTGTTCTGTTGCATGCACATGCTGGAGGTTGACGAAGATGACCTACTTCGTGTCGGTGAAATCAGCATTTTCGTCGGCAAAAACTTCATCCTCTCGATGCGTAGCCGTAGTACCGCTGGGTTTCTGAATGTACGTCAACGCTGTGAAAGCGAGCCACATTTACTGAAACACGGTGCTGGCTTTGTCCTGTATGCCTTGATGGACGCAGTGGTCGATCGCTACTTCCCGATCATTGACTGGCTGAACCGGCAGCTTGAATCGATTGAAAACCGCATTTTCGAGCGATCATCCTCTGCCAGGACCAACATCGAAGAACTCTATGATCTCAAACGCAACCTGATGGTTGTTCAGCATGCAACACTCCCCCTCCTGGAGGCCGTCAGCAAACTCTATGGCGGTCGCGTGCCCAGCATCTGTGTCGGCATGGGTGAATACTATCGGGATATCTATGACCATCTCGATCGCATCGTCAAAAGCATCGAGAGCATTCGTGACATGTTGAATACCGCCATTCAGGTCAATTTATCGATGATCTCGCTGGATGACTCCGCCATCACCAAAAAGCTGGCCGCCTGGGGTGCATTGTTTGCAGTGCCGACTATGATCGCCGGTGTCTACGGTATGAATTTCGAAGGGATGCCAGAGCTGAAATGGGCGCTGGGTTACCCGATGTCGCTCGGGCTGATGGCCATTCTGGATATCATTTTATGGCGGCGCTTCAAGAAGGCTGGCTGGTTGTAG
- a CDS encoding flagella synthesis protein FlgN → MDAQAMLAALRAELAGVEALLVILEREQQMLMTGSIATLPELTTQKSTLVADIDKQSQARLVWFPVDAAARQTLFLQQPTIATAWAALSERANRAAALNQSNGLLINQRLQHNREALHILRGQETGQPTYGPDGQQQSLGSGRTLGSA, encoded by the coding sequence ATGGATGCTCAAGCAATGTTGGCGGCCCTTCGGGCCGAGCTGGCCGGGGTGGAGGCACTACTGGTCATCCTTGAGCGCGAGCAACAGATGTTGATGACAGGCAGCATTGCCACACTACCGGAATTGACCACCCAGAAAAGCACCCTTGTCGCAGACATCGACAAACAGTCACAAGCACGTTTGGTGTGGTTCCCCGTGGATGCAGCCGCACGACAAACGCTTTTTCTGCAACAGCCCACAATCGCCACCGCATGGGCCGCCTTATCTGAGCGAGCCAATCGAGCAGCCGCACTGAATCAATCCAATGGCCTATTGATCAATCAGCGACTACAACACAATCGCGAGGCGCTACACATCCTGCGCGGCCAGGAGACCGGCCAGCCCACCTACGGGCCAGATGGCCAGCAGCAAAGCCTCGGCTCTGGCCGAACACTAGGCTCCGCCTGA
- the flgM gene encoding flagellar biosynthesis anti-sigma factor FlgM: MKVDNSGKPITPSGVKPGTTRLPAKADATETSGKPRTDNVELTSTSLRMQALEGALNKQPTVDSARVAEIRQAISEGRFKINADVIADKLVASVKELLAKRED; this comes from the coding sequence TTGAAAGTCGATAACTCAGGCAAGCCGATCACACCTTCAGGGGTCAAGCCCGGCACTACCCGCTTGCCCGCCAAAGCCGACGCGACCGAGACCAGTGGCAAGCCCCGCACAGACAACGTCGAATTGACATCCACTTCATTACGGATGCAAGCGCTGGAAGGTGCCCTGAACAAACAGCCCACAGTCGACTCCGCACGCGTGGCGGAAATCCGCCAGGCCATTTCGGAGGGCCGTTTCAAAATCAACGCCGATGTGATTGCCGATAAATTGGTCGCAAGCGTGAAAGAATTACTGGCCAAGCGGGAAGATTGA
- the flgA gene encoding flagellar basal body P-ring formation chaperone FlgA, whose protein sequence is MIRFALILTSLLGLGITCQAADKQDLSLLTRTAEQFARRQLADSDAKITARKLDPNLSLPACDSLEAYLPPNGRLSGRSTVGVRCARDGWSINVTLDIQLFSQAVVASRAIRAGEVIQATDVQLQRVEIGQLPSPPLGSIDQALGKTPVVGIGQGIPLRADMLRAPAVIQPGQSVRILVNGDGFQVSGEGKALGQAALGQSVSIRTNNGQVVTGVVTGVGQVTVTP, encoded by the coding sequence ATGATCCGTTTCGCGCTCATTCTAACCAGCTTGCTGGGTCTGGGAATCACCTGTCAGGCTGCCGATAAGCAAGACCTCAGCTTGCTGACACGCACAGCTGAACAATTTGCACGACGCCAGCTCGCTGACAGCGACGCCAAGATCACCGCACGCAAATTAGACCCCAATCTATCCTTACCAGCCTGTGACAGCCTAGAGGCCTATTTACCACCGAATGGCCGACTGTCCGGGCGCAGCACCGTTGGCGTGCGCTGCGCCAGAGATGGCTGGAGCATCAATGTCACGCTGGATATCCAGCTGTTCAGCCAAGCCGTTGTCGCCAGCCGCGCCATCCGTGCCGGCGAGGTGATCCAAGCCACCGATGTCCAACTACAGCGGGTCGAGATCGGCCAACTGCCCTCCCCCCCCCTTGGCAGCATCGATCAGGCACTTGGCAAAACACCTGTCGTCGGCATTGGCCAAGGCATCCCGCTCCGGGCCGATATGCTCAGGGCACCAGCCGTCATTCAACCAGGCCAAAGCGTCAGGATCTTGGTCAATGGGGACGGTTTTCAGGTCTCGGGCGAGGGAAAAGCACTCGGACAAGCTGCGCTTGGGCAGTCAGTCTCCATCCGCACCAACAACGGCCAGGTGGTTACTGGCGTAGTGACAGGTGTCGGCCAGGTGACTGTGACACCCTGA
- a CDS encoding SIMPL domain-containing protein (The SIMPL domain is named for its presence in mouse protein SIMPL (signalling molecule that associates with mouse pelle-like kinase). Bacterial member BP26, from Brucella, was shown to assemble into a channel-like structure, while YggE from E. coli has been associated with resistance to oxidative stress.) translates to MRHLTIAALCGLVLAGLAQAEPLNYNVVNLQAEARREVPNDLMAVTMFTEQNDGDASRLSANLNKALTAAKVMADAYPKIKFYSGENQTYPVYDNKNRATGWRGRAEARLECRDFKQCAELIGKMQSVLQIGQWTFSISPERRRDVENELIGDALQAFNQRAEIVRASLKAKSVKVVNLNVNGGGGEPPPPVYAKRAMAMAMEAAPAPVAEGGTGAITVTVSGSVQLVE, encoded by the coding sequence ATGCGCCATTTGACGATTGCAGCTTTGTGTGGCTTGGTGTTGGCGGGCCTGGCTCAGGCCGAGCCACTCAATTACAACGTGGTCAATCTACAGGCCGAGGCTCGACGAGAGGTGCCAAACGACCTCATGGCGGTGACCATGTTCACCGAGCAGAACGACGGCGATGCCAGTCGGTTGTCCGCCAATTTGAACAAAGCCTTGACCGCCGCGAAGGTAATGGCGGACGCCTATCCCAAGATCAAGTTCTACTCAGGCGAGAACCAGACCTACCCAGTGTACGACAACAAGAACCGTGCAACCGGTTGGCGTGGCCGTGCCGAGGCCAGGCTGGAGTGCCGTGATTTCAAACAGTGCGCGGAATTGATCGGCAAGATGCAATCGGTGTTGCAGATCGGGCAGTGGACGTTCTCGATTTCGCCTGAACGTCGGCGTGATGTCGAGAACGAGTTGATCGGTGATGCGCTACAGGCATTCAATCAACGGGCCGAGATCGTGCGAGCAAGCCTGAAGGCCAAGAGCGTCAAGGTGGTGAACCTGAACGTGAATGGCGGCGGGGGTGAGCCGCCGCCACCGGTCTATGCAAAGCGTGCCATGGCGATGGCCATGGAAGCAGCCCCCGCGCCAGTCGCGGAGGGGGGCACAGGCGCCATCACCGTCACGGTGTCTGGCTCGGTACAGTTGGTGGAATAG
- the zapE gene encoding cell division protein ZapE encodes MSQHVFSPDTDGQLSPAQWYAAAATREGFIADAAQASAIQHLQTLYEALLEFKRKRHRPFGKWLPTPDLPQGLYFWGGVGRGKSFLMDSFFSCVPYKRKGRLHFHHFMHDVHAEMRTLKNEPDPLQTVAERIAKKYRLLCFDEFHVSDIADAMILGRLLTALFELGVVLVMTSNYEPDGLYPNGLQRINFLPTIDLLKAHLKVVNVDGGNDYRLRSLQRIETYLSPVGPSTHGQLDHAFNEVATAADLKPEIVLEGRKIKCVRHAPGVIWFDFMEICGGPRSQTDYLEIAREYSTVIVSDVPRLCEKDASAARRFTWLVDVFYDSRVKLILSAEVAPDDLYTQGVQASEFFRTASRLQEMQTAEYLGLAHR; translated from the coding sequence ATGTCGCAACACGTATTTTCCCCAGACACCGACGGGCAATTGTCGCCCGCACAATGGTATGCCGCTGCAGCCACCCGTGAAGGGTTCATTGCGGACGCCGCCCAAGCCAGCGCGATTCAACACTTGCAGACGTTGTATGAGGCGTTGCTTGAATTCAAGCGCAAGCGCCACCGACCATTCGGCAAATGGTTGCCCACGCCGGATCTGCCGCAAGGGCTGTATTTCTGGGGGGGCGTGGGGCGGGGTAAAAGTTTTCTGATGGATTCGTTTTTCAGCTGCGTACCATATAAACGGAAGGGCCGGTTGCATTTCCACCACTTCATGCACGATGTGCATGCCGAGATGCGCACGCTGAAGAATGAGCCAGATCCGCTGCAGACGGTCGCTGAACGGATTGCCAAAAAATATCGCCTGCTGTGTTTTGATGAATTCCATGTATCGGATATTGCCGATGCCATGATTCTGGGGCGGTTGCTGACGGCCTTATTCGAGCTGGGGGTGGTGCTGGTCATGACGTCCAATTACGAGCCGGATGGCCTTTACCCGAATGGCTTGCAGCGTATCAATTTCCTGCCGACCATCGATCTGCTGAAAGCACACTTGAAGGTGGTGAATGTTGATGGGGGCAATGATTACCGCCTGCGCAGTCTGCAACGGATCGAAACCTATCTGAGCCCTGTTGGGCCAAGCACCCATGGCCAACTCGACCATGCCTTCAATGAGGTGGCAACCGCTGCGGATCTGAAGCCGGAAATCGTGTTGGAAGGACGTAAGATCAAATGTGTGCGTCACGCGCCAGGGGTGATCTGGTTCGATTTCATGGAAATATGTGGCGGGCCGCGCTCCCAGACCGATTACCTGGAAATCGCACGTGAATACTCGACCGTCATCGTGTCGGATGTGCCGCGCCTGTGCGAGAAGGATGCGTCTGCTGCCCGCAGGTTCACCTGGCTGGTGGACGTGTTTTACGACAGCCGCGTCAAGTTGATCCTGTCCGCTGAGGTGGCGCCTGACGACCTGTATACACAAGGGGTGCAGGCCAGTGAGTTCTTCCGCACAGCCAGCCGTCTGCAGGAGATGCAGACAGCGGAGTATCTGGGCTTGGCGCATCGCTGA
- a CDS encoding sensor histidine kinase: MHSIRFRLSVLYIVVVTLILAISGAYSQYQLSKELEQRFDQLRHGVVTRLQISLPSALWDLDEAKVNSIIEAEMLPVEVRGIRVFDSAVSLFAGKMRDEQGKIVTVKPQLKIDGLPYESNLYFRSNVERGNDDATQRALVGKAVVYFSREKIDATLTAELIRKLIEVVVVDCVLLFALILSLRLVFDPLARLRDALFDLARHDSDEVEELQEERRDEFGDVIRGFNSIQRKVKSVIERRRQAEEEARSAEEEARQATRKAESALEELKEAQESLLQSEKLASLGGLVAGVAHEINTPVGVTLTSASVLKQASEQIRAVMASGQIKKSEINAYIDTADESARLIMTNADRAAHLIQSFKQIAADQTSEIRRQFDLKQYIEEVITSLHPKIKHTHVTVHVLCEQRIEIDGYPGAFAQVITNLIINALTHAFPDEREGRINIHADLMTDWVEVRFEDDGVGIPQEFQARIFDPFFTTRRGQGGTGLGLNIVYNIITKQFGGTIHARSEVGKGTAFILRFPLTAPEGNSNSIGLPRV; encoded by the coding sequence ATGCACTCAATCCGGTTTCGTTTAAGCGTCCTGTACATCGTCGTGGTGACGCTCATCTTGGCCATTTCCGGCGCTTACTCGCAATACCAGCTCTCCAAAGAGCTGGAGCAGCGGTTTGATCAGCTGCGCCACGGGGTGGTGACCCGGCTGCAGATCAGTTTGCCTTCGGCGTTGTGGGACTTGGATGAGGCGAAGGTCAACAGCATCATCGAAGCGGAGATGTTGCCCGTCGAGGTACGGGGCATCCGGGTTTTCGACAGTGCGGTCAGCCTGTTTGCCGGCAAGATGCGTGATGAGCAAGGCAAGATTGTCACGGTCAAGCCGCAGCTGAAGATCGACGGTTTGCCTTACGAAAGCAATCTCTACTTCCGCAGCAATGTCGAGCGGGGTAATGATGATGCAACGCAGCGTGCCTTGGTGGGCAAGGCTGTGGTGTATTTCTCGCGTGAAAAGATCGATGCCACCTTGACCGCCGAGCTGATCCGCAAGCTGATCGAAGTGGTGGTGGTGGACTGCGTGCTGCTGTTTGCCCTGATCCTCAGCCTGCGCCTGGTGTTCGATCCTTTGGCCCGCTTGCGGGATGCGCTTTTCGATCTGGCGCGGCATGATAGTGATGAGGTGGAGGAGTTGCAGGAGGAACGCCGTGACGAGTTCGGTGATGTCATCCGTGGCTTCAACAGCATTCAGCGCAAGGTGAAAAGCGTCATCGAGCGGCGGCGGCAGGCCGAGGAAGAGGCTCGTTCTGCAGAGGAGGAGGCCCGTCAGGCCACCCGCAAGGCAGAATCGGCGCTGGAGGAGCTGAAAGAGGCGCAGGAGTCGCTGCTGCAATCCGAGAAGCTGGCATCGTTGGGTGGCTTGGTGGCTGGCGTGGCGCATGAGATCAACACGCCGGTCGGGGTGACCTTGACCAGTGCCTCTGTGTTGAAGCAGGCGTCGGAGCAGATTCGCGCGGTGATGGCTTCCGGCCAGATCAAAAAGTCGGAGATCAATGCCTACATCGATACGGCGGATGAAAGCGCCAGATTGATCATGACCAATGCGGATCGGGCGGCACATCTGATCCAGAGCTTCAAGCAGATTGCGGCAGACCAGACCAGTGAGATCCGGCGCCAGTTCGATCTGAAACAGTACATTGAAGAAGTCATCACCAGTCTTCATCCCAAGATCAAGCACACACATGTGACGGTGCATGTCCTCTGTGAGCAACGGATCGAGATCGATGGCTATCCGGGTGCCTTTGCGCAGGTCATCACCAACCTGATCATCAATGCGTTGACCCATGCCTTTCCCGATGAGCGGGAGGGGCGCATCAATATCCATGCAGACTTGATGACAGATTGGGTGGAGGTGCGATTCGAAGATGATGGCGTGGGGATTCCACAGGAATTCCAGGCCAGGATTTTCGATCCGTTCTTCACCACCCGGCGCGGCCAGGGCGGAACGGGCCTAGGGTTGAACATCGTCTACAACATCATCACCAAACAATTTGGTGGCACGATCCATGCCCGGAGCGAGGTGGGTAAAGGTACCGCATTCATTTTGCGCTTTCCGCTCACAGCACCAGAGGGCAACAGCAACAGTATTGGCCTGCCCAGAGTGTGA